In Papaver somniferum cultivar HN1 chromosome 1, ASM357369v1, whole genome shotgun sequence, a genomic segment contains:
- the LOC113330959 gene encoding pumilio homolog 11-like isoform X1, whose amino-acid sequence MASWNRGGGGGRGVDQGEEDDDQEKVVNNGGMYNNNNYPPQLLYESLEDQLNSLNLFNHQQNQHNLHRQQQNLQDLYHDFSHGIVPVPSPLPPLLPSALPVVNPGSLQQPCVNEMLLSRNTNNNNLGYDFGLPFNYSINSYNTTARMAASLGMNDYGVDTTSMLTQGLRGGFMNSDFGLYRGNSLYPAMPIMPSSRLYTEELTSSSSRSRMRKLTNHVNGFVGRNHGRLNRSSVLSSTLISTNVEEEEDRTRRNAECFEKIKWNQQKWSLLIDMAKDQNGSKFIQGKLETGSYQDIQFIITVLTTDIKKLVVNSAGNFLVQKMFLKCTEAQIGEIVNILTNNGHELINICLDDHGYGTRSVQKLLESLTSGQHITKVLNVLSKGTVELTKDTNGHHVIQQCLKTFSNEENKHLFRALARHCVDIARDRNGCCVLQQFILKIDEHLRDHFVGEITQNALVLAQDPYGNYVVQYVVGQKIKETTRALVKNLKGHFETLSTNKFSSHLVEKFLKESDDEFVIKFIIDELINKSNTLMLLQDQYANFVMQSALGVAKEVSMFNLIVNVIEMHYQSLRNHPYGKRVVLHMNQLIRDQQYNHHHLTSSSTIYKHVQV is encoded by the exons ATGGCGAGCTGgaacagaggtggtggtggtggtagaggtgtTGATCaaggagaagaagatgatgatcaaGAAAAAGTAGTCAATAATGGGGGTATGTATAACAACAACAACTATCCACCACAACTTTTGTATGAATCTTTAGAAGACCAGTTAAATAGCCTAAACCTTTTCAATCACCAACAAAATCAACATaatcttcatcgtcaacaacagAATCTTCAAGATTTGTATCATGATTTTTCTCATGGTATTGTTCCTGTTCCTTCTCCTCTTCCACCATTGCTACCATCAGCATTACCTGTTGTTAATCCTGGTTCTCTTCAACAGCCTTGTGTTAATGAAATGCTGCTTAGTAGgaatactaataataataatctagGGTATGATTTTGGTTTACCATTCAATTATAGTATTAATAGTTACAACACTACTGCTCGTATGGCTGCTTCCTTGGGTATGAATGATTATGGggttgatactactagtatgttgACTCAGGGTTTAAGAGGAGGTTTTATGAACAGTGATTTTGGTCTTTATAGAGGGAATTCTTTGTATCCTGCCATGCCTATTATGCCAAGTTCAAGATTGTACACTGAAGAGCTTACTAGTAGTAGTAGTAGATCAAGGATGAGAAAATTGACCAACCATGTCAATGGGTTTGTTGGGAGGAATCATGGTCGATTAAACAGGTCTAGTGTTCTCTCTAGTACTCTTATCAGTACTAAtgttgaggaggaagaagatagGACTAGGAGGAATGCTGAGTGCTTTGAAAAGATTAAGTGGAATCAACAGAAGTGGAGTTTGTTAATAGATATGGCTAAAGATCAAAATGGGTCTAAGTTTATACAGGGAAAATTGGAGACTGGAAGTTATCAAGATATTCAGTTCATTATTACTGTATTGACTACTGATATTAAGAAGCTTGTGGTCAATTCTGCTGGGAATTTTCTTGTACAGAAGATGTTTTTGAAGTGTACTGAAGCACAGATTGGTGAGATTGTTAATATACTGACCAACAATGGACATGAACTCATTAATATTTGCCTCGATGATCATGGGTACGG AACTAGGTCTGTGCAGAAATTGTTGGAAAGCTTGACATCCGGACAACATATAACCAAAGTTTTGAATGTGCTGAGTAAAGGTACTGTTGAATTGACCAAGGACACAAATGGTCACCATGTGATCCAACAATGCTTGAAGACTTTCTCAAATGAAGAGAATAAG CATCTTTTCCGTGCTTTAGCAAGACACTGTGTTGACATTGCTAGAGACCGCAATGGGTGTTGCGTTTTGCAGCAGTTTATACTGAAAATAGATGAACATCTCCGAGATCACTTTGTTGGTGAAATAACACAAAATGCGCTGGTTTTAGCACAAGATCCATATGG CAACTATGTTGTGCAATATGTAGTGGGTCAGAAGATAAAGGAGACCACAAGGGCTCTTGTGAAGAATCTGAAAGGACATTTTGAGACCCTGTCAACAAATAAGTTTAGCAGCCATCTGGTTGAGAAGTTCTTGAAAGAATCTGATGATGAGTTCGTTATTAAGTTTATCATTGACGAGCTGATCAATAAATCTAACACTCTGATGCTTCTTCAAGATCAGTATGccaactttgttatgcagtcagCTTTGGGTGTTGCTAAG GAGGTTTCCATGTTCAATCTGATAGTCAATGTTATCGAGATGCATTACCAGTCTCTGCGCAACCATCCTTATGGAAAACGTGTTGTACTACATATGAATCAGCTCATCAGGGACCAGCAGTACAACCACCATCATCTCACCAGCTCCAGCACCATATATAAACATGTACAAGTGTAG
- the LOC113330959 gene encoding pumilio homolog 12-like isoform X2, translated as MASWNRGGGGGRGVDQGEEDDDQEKVVNNGGMYNNNNYPPQLLYESLEDQLNSLNLFNHQQNQHNLHRQQQNLQDLYHDFSHGIVPVPSPLPPLLPSALPVVNPGSLQQPCVNEMLLSRNTNNNNLGYDFGLPFNYSINSYNTTARMAASLGMNDYGVDTTSMLTQGLRGGFMNSDFGLYRGNSLYPAMPIMPSSRLYTEELTSSSSRSRMRKLTNHVNGFVGRNHGRLNRSSVLSSTLISTNVEEEEDRTRRNAECFEKIKWNQQKWSLLIDMAKDQNGSKFIQGKLETGSYQDIQFIITVLTTDIKKLVVNSAGNFLVQKMFLKCTEAQIGEIVNILTNNGHELINICLDDHGTRSVQKLLESLTSGQHITKVLNVLSKGTVELTKDTNGHHVIQQCLKTFSNEENKHLFRALARHCVDIARDRNGCCVLQQFILKIDEHLRDHFVGEITQNALVLAQDPYGNYVVQYVVGQKIKETTRALVKNLKGHFETLSTNKFSSHLVEKFLKESDDEFVIKFIIDELINKSNTLMLLQDQYANFVMQSALGVAKEVSMFNLIVNVIEMHYQSLRNHPYGKRVVLHMNQLIRDQQYNHHHLTSSSTIYKHVQV; from the exons ATGGCGAGCTGgaacagaggtggtggtggtggtagaggtgtTGATCaaggagaagaagatgatgatcaaGAAAAAGTAGTCAATAATGGGGGTATGTATAACAACAACAACTATCCACCACAACTTTTGTATGAATCTTTAGAAGACCAGTTAAATAGCCTAAACCTTTTCAATCACCAACAAAATCAACATaatcttcatcgtcaacaacagAATCTTCAAGATTTGTATCATGATTTTTCTCATGGTATTGTTCCTGTTCCTTCTCCTCTTCCACCATTGCTACCATCAGCATTACCTGTTGTTAATCCTGGTTCTCTTCAACAGCCTTGTGTTAATGAAATGCTGCTTAGTAGgaatactaataataataatctagGGTATGATTTTGGTTTACCATTCAATTATAGTATTAATAGTTACAACACTACTGCTCGTATGGCTGCTTCCTTGGGTATGAATGATTATGGggttgatactactagtatgttgACTCAGGGTTTAAGAGGAGGTTTTATGAACAGTGATTTTGGTCTTTATAGAGGGAATTCTTTGTATCCTGCCATGCCTATTATGCCAAGTTCAAGATTGTACACTGAAGAGCTTACTAGTAGTAGTAGTAGATCAAGGATGAGAAAATTGACCAACCATGTCAATGGGTTTGTTGGGAGGAATCATGGTCGATTAAACAGGTCTAGTGTTCTCTCTAGTACTCTTATCAGTACTAAtgttgaggaggaagaagatagGACTAGGAGGAATGCTGAGTGCTTTGAAAAGATTAAGTGGAATCAACAGAAGTGGAGTTTGTTAATAGATATGGCTAAAGATCAAAATGGGTCTAAGTTTATACAGGGAAAATTGGAGACTGGAAGTTATCAAGATATTCAGTTCATTATTACTGTATTGACTACTGATATTAAGAAGCTTGTGGTCAATTCTGCTGGGAATTTTCTTGTACAGAAGATGTTTTTGAAGTGTACTGAAGCACAGATTGGTGAGATTGTTAATATACTGACCAACAATGGACATGAACTCATTAATATTTGCCTCGATGATCATGG AACTAGGTCTGTGCAGAAATTGTTGGAAAGCTTGACATCCGGACAACATATAACCAAAGTTTTGAATGTGCTGAGTAAAGGTACTGTTGAATTGACCAAGGACACAAATGGTCACCATGTGATCCAACAATGCTTGAAGACTTTCTCAAATGAAGAGAATAAG CATCTTTTCCGTGCTTTAGCAAGACACTGTGTTGACATTGCTAGAGACCGCAATGGGTGTTGCGTTTTGCAGCAGTTTATACTGAAAATAGATGAACATCTCCGAGATCACTTTGTTGGTGAAATAACACAAAATGCGCTGGTTTTAGCACAAGATCCATATGG CAACTATGTTGTGCAATATGTAGTGGGTCAGAAGATAAAGGAGACCACAAGGGCTCTTGTGAAGAATCTGAAAGGACATTTTGAGACCCTGTCAACAAATAAGTTTAGCAGCCATCTGGTTGAGAAGTTCTTGAAAGAATCTGATGATGAGTTCGTTATTAAGTTTATCATTGACGAGCTGATCAATAAATCTAACACTCTGATGCTTCTTCAAGATCAGTATGccaactttgttatgcagtcagCTTTGGGTGTTGCTAAG GAGGTTTCCATGTTCAATCTGATAGTCAATGTTATCGAGATGCATTACCAGTCTCTGCGCAACCATCCTTATGGAAAACGTGTTGTACTACATATGAATCAGCTCATCAGGGACCAGCAGTACAACCACCATCATCTCACCAGCTCCAGCACCATATATAAACATGTACAAGTGTAG
- the LOC113347064 gene encoding transcription factor MYB98-like: MDGKRYLRYYMLGNVFVRETFKPHYLQSAAYSLQSGIRYFVYDSKMNQIWQGNKHCTKEASPEKEQGLACTMAAAGLACGVRKQKCRLLVRLVQEYGVKKWAFIASLIGRRIGKQCRERWFNHLRPDIKRDAWTLDEEIALVEAHSAMGNRWAEIAKRIPGRTENSIKNHRNTTWRRQMNKRKS; the protein is encoded by the exons ATGGATGGAAAAAGATATTTAAGGTATTACATGTTGGGAAACGTTTTTGTTCGAGAGACTTTCAAACCACATTATCTTCAGAGTGCTGCTTATTCTTTACAATCTGGCATCAGATATTTCGTCTATGATTCTAAAATGAACCAAATATGGCAAGGGAACAAACACTGTACTAAAGAAGCTAGCCCAGAAAAGGAACAAG GATTAGCGTGTACAATGGCCGCTGCAGGATTAGCATGTGGAGTCCGAAAACAGAAG TGCAGATTGCTAGTGAGACTGGTACAAGAATATGGAGTGAAGAAATGGGCATTTATTGCCTCCTTGATTGGCAGAAGAATAGGCAAACAATGTAGAGAACGATGGTTCAATCATCTACGTCCTGATATCAAG AGAGATGCATGGACTTTAGACGAAGAGATCGCTCTGGTGGAAGCCCATTCTGCAATGGGAAACAGGTGGGCAGAAATAGCAAAAAGAATTCCTGGAAGAACTGAGAATTCTATAAAAAATCACCGGAATACTACATGGAGGAGGCAAATGAATAAACGGAAGAGCTGA